The following DNA comes from Brienomyrus brachyistius isolate T26 chromosome 16, BBRACH_0.4, whole genome shotgun sequence.
CCTAGCCCAGACTCAACTGCAGCACCACCTAGAGACACTCCTCAGTGTTCAGTGGTCCCTTTGGAAGAGCCCGACCAGGCTAACATGGCCAGGGAGTACCAGACCAAGATGGAGTTTGCACTAAAGCTGGGCTACAGCGAAGAACTGGTTCAACTGGTGCTAAGCAAACTTGGGCCTGGGGCACTGATTAATGATATTCTGGGGGAACTGGTCAAACTGGGCAGCAAAccagaggctgagccgggggGTGGTTCAGCAGCCTTGCCCTCTGCCTCGTTGTCTGCCacgtcctcctcttcctcttccaccTCCTCCCCTTCTGGTGTCTTCCGCTCTGCCTCCAACTCACTCCGGTCCGACTCCCCCGTCTACCCAGAGGGCCCAGATGACACGGACAACTTGCGGCCAGTAGTGCTGGATGGCAGCAATGTGGCCATGAGGTGAGCGCCTTCGTGCCACGCCCCTTCCAAAGCCCCGCCCCCATGCCCTGCCTCCGTATCAGTGTTTGCTCTCCTGCTTAGAGTTAAGTTCCCTTGCTGAGCTGCTTAGATGTGCCTCTTGATTTTCCAGGAGACTGAAATAATCTTATACATCAGTGAATTTGGCTCAtgttggtttgttttttttttttttttcttcagttcaTTTGGTATTCTGTTTCTGTTGTGTTTGGTTGTTGTATAATTGCCTTTCCAACATCCTTGCACTGGACCAACAAGGAATAATACTGAAACATTACAGTTTAGCCTTCAGACCAATGGAAAAATTTGTATTAAAAAGCTGCAAGTTTACAGCAGAGAGGAAACCAAAGGTGGGTCAGTGGCTGCTTGATGTTGGAGAAGCAGACAGTTTCATCACACGTACAACAATCCTTCGATTTATGGTAATTCAACTTAGGTTTTTTTCATAATGACTTACATTTTGAATATAGTTTTCAGGACCAATTTCCTTGATATAATGTTGTTCAGCcaaaaaataaaccaaacagTTTTACAAGCTATGATTTATGTGGTAGGTATAGCATAACGTCGGGCTAAACCCGTATTAGGCACCAGATTCCTCAGTGGAAGTTCACAACCAAAGAAGCCTTTATTTCAAATTATTGCTTATTACTTGTAACAGTAAATAGtacaatttttattattagtaaAAATAGCAAAATTTGTAATTATTTGTAACAATTTAGTTGTTCTACTGATATTTGGGAAAGTTGTCAGGGGTTTTTCATTTGAGTTAGAAACAGttttttccatttaaaatgttttcagttTACAGTTGGGAGGAATGGGATCGGTAACCTAGATTGAGGGTAGGCTGCAGTTTGTGGAGATAAAGTTATGGTCACTAAAGGATTTTACTGCTAGAGTAACTGCAGTTTTTGGGAGGATTAGAATAAGGGGGACGTTGTTTCCTTATTGATGGAATAATATTACAGTTTGTTTATTTAGCagctgcttttatccaaagatgTGTACAGCTGAGAGTCAGACTGTCAACTGCTCTTTTGTCAGCCCAGCTAAGAAGCTGTACAGTGATACTGCTTGTTCTGCTTCTACACTGGTGTGAAGTGGATCTGTCAGTTCTGCAAACATGCGGTGAATATTGTCCTTGATCAGCCTTGACTTCATAGTTGCAGGGCTGCTGATGAAGAGGCTGATGGATTAGCTTTGCTTATCCGGTCACAGTTTGATCCAGCTATTTTGGTGCATTTTCtttaagaaagaaaaacaaaccccCCATACACAAAAACACCTAAACATATACATGTAAATTTTATAATATTGTAATTATCTTCATATACCTGTATGTTTCTATTTGTCCGTGTGTCTTTTTCCTTTGTGTCTAGTATTTAAGATGCCGGCCTATTTTAACACGGGTCACCCTGTATTAGGGTGACATGCACTGTTAGCTCACATCTTCAGGGTTAGGGGTTTGTATCCCTAACCCCTACATTTGCATGATGCATGGCTGTCCTGAGTGTCTAGTTTCCTCCTGCATTGCAAAGATGTGCACTTAGGCTAATTAGTccctctaaattgcctgtaatatgtgattgtgtatgagtacttgtgaatgtgtgtcccctGCAAAGGACTGGaagcccatccagggtgtccggAGCCTTGTGCCACTTTCAGAGAGCTTGCTTGGCATAGGCTCcaagtctgtttgtgtgtgtgtgtgtgtgtgtgtgtgtgtgtgtgtgttggggggggggggggttgcatagatcacaattggggaccaaaatgttcccaaaatgcagaaaaaacttttggggacacttcttcaggtccccatctggataacctcacttttataaaaatctgtggatgcaatcaaaaaagtaaaagtgccaaaagtattttggttggttacttatggttaaggttagggctgggtaggggttaaggttgacattgctgggattagggttttgcccataggaatgaatggacagtctccataaagatatgaatacaggcgtgtgtgtgtgtgtgtgtgtgcgcttgtgCTTGTGCATGTGTGACGTACCTCATCTTGCGCAGATGAAGGAAAGCCCTCACATTGGATAGTCTTTATATTGCTACTAGTGACTGCTTTGAATTCTTAATGAACTTCTCCTGGTACTCAGCTGTGTGCGTACAGTGGTGTTGCGCAGTGGCATTGTCATGTCTGTGCTGATTATGATTAAACGCATAATAGCTGTTGGCTAGAAGGTCTAAGCTGTGAGCCTGTTCTGATACTGAGCACATTGCATCGTGCACATTTGGCCAAAGTACCCCAagttactttgttttttttatgccACTTGGCTATTAGTGTGATCATTCTGTATATTACCTCTCACAAGGGTGTAACAGTAGCACCCTATTCAAACATTTGAATGTTGCTAAGGAAAAACCCCGTCACTGTCACACATAGCTTTTGACTGCATGCTTACACCCCATCCAGGAAAGGCTTCACGTGGCTAAAACAATACGAATCATTGTGCATAACCATACAATATTTACTTGGGCAGGATACAAACATGCCAggattcaaaacacttttgtttgTGTTCTCTGTAGCCATGGCAACAAAGAAGTATTTTCCTGCCGAGGTATCCAGTTGGCAGTGGACTGGTTTCGGGACCGTGGGCACAGGGACGTCACTGTGTTTGTGCCGGCCTGGAGGAAGGAGCAGTCGCGCCCAGATGCACTTATTACAGGTGGGCTCAGTTGGGAGACACGCCTCTTACTGCAGCCAGCAAGGTGCCTCACTCACACCCCACTGTAACTGTAACTGTAACTCTGTAACTCTAGGCTTTTCCATAATTAATATAAgacatgcaaaaataaataatggtatgaatgaatgaaaattgGAATAAGGAATATCAGCTCGAAAGAAAGTAAGAGTGTGTGTTGACAGCTTACTTGTAAGCAGGGTAGCTTCTAAATCGAATAGGACAAGAATATGTTGATAATAAAAACTGACTTAATTTATCAGTCATACGCATGATATGGTGGTTTAGTGGTTAATGCTGCCGCTTCACATATTCAGTTCGAATCCATCTGTATtaggtggagcttgcatgttctttcTGTGTCTTATGGGTTTCCTTTGGGTACAGTTTTCTCTTGCAATTCAAAAGCACGCCATTAGGCTAACTATCATCTCCAGgttgccctgtgtgtgtgtgtgtgtgcgtgcgcgcctgcctgcctgcctgcctgcctgcctgcccgtccTGCAGTGAGGCCCTGGGCGCGTGCCTGCCCGTCCTGCAGTGGGGCCCTGGGCGCGTGCCTGCCCGCCCTGCAGTGGGGCCCTGGGCGCGTGCCTGCCCGCCCTGCAGTGGGGCACTGGGCGCGTGCCTGCCCGTCCTGCACTGGGGCCCTGGGCGCGTGCCTGCCCATCCTGCACTGGGGCCCTGGGCGCGTGCCTGCCCGTCCTGCACTGGGGCCCTGGGCGCGTGCCTGCCTGTCCTGCAGTGGGGCCCTGGGCGCGTGCCTGCCCGTCCTGCACTGGGGCCCTGGGCGCGTGCCTGCCCGTCCTGCACTGGGGCCCTGGGCGCGTGCCTGCCTGTCCTGCAGTGGGGCCCTGGGCGCGTGCCTGCCCGCCCTGCAGTGGGGCCCTGGGCGCGTGCCTGCCCGCCCTGCAGTGGGGCCCTGGGCGCGTGCCTGCCCGTCCTGCACTGGGGCCCTGGGCGCGTGCCTGCCCGTCCTGCACTGGGGCCCTGGGCGCGTGCCTGCCCGTCCTGCAGTGCCCCTtgctctacccccccccctcaccccatgaccctgaccaggtcATGCAACTAGATATGTAACTTAAGTTTTGCAATATTTACAAATTCTATATGACGGATTCCTAGATGCAAAGGTAATATTTCTCTGATTACTCAGTATGACCCTTTATTTCCTGGAATCCCAAAAAACAATCTACGGATATTGTATGAATGTTTATCTCCCGAAAAATCCTGAGCTACCGGTCTACAGATGTGTAACTTTTTCTAGAGTAGGAACTTTTTATTGTTTACTCCTCTAACAGTACATCCTAGTAATGCCagaaaattagatttttttgtgtgcgtgtgcgtgtgtgtgtgtgtgtatgtgtgcgtgtgtttgtgtgtgtgtctgcccttCAATGAGCAGGACATCCTGTTCAGGTTCCCCTAGCCTGTGTCTTCTGGCACATTGTGACTCTGTACTAGATAAATGGTTATAGAAAACAGATTGAAGGCTAAAAATTCATTGTTTGGTCCTTGATTCTAAGCTTTAAATTAGGTCTTAGTGAAATGGTAACATATTTGCAGTCTTAATCTCTAAGTTTAACATAAAACATAGTGACCTCTGTTTTTCTCTTTGAACATAGTCATTGTATCAGTTTAGAGTAGCACTTTAAAATGGAAGGAGACCACATCAGTGGCTTCACTGCCAGGTTCTCTTTGCTGCAGACCAGGAGATCCTGCGGCGGCTAGAGAAGGAGAAGATCCTGGTGTTCACACCGTCGCGGCGCGTCCAGGGCCGGCGCGTCGTCTGCTATGACGACCGCTTTATCGTCAAGCTGGCGCACGAGTCCGACGGCATCATCGTGTCCAATGATAACTACAGAGACCTGGCCAATGAGAAGCCCGAGTGGAAGAAGTTCATCGACGAGAGGCTACTCATGTATTCCTTTGTCAACGACAAGTAAGGGGGGGCTGGCGCTGGCCCCagggatgatggtgatgatgctgataatttatcaaTCATGCACATGATGCGGTGGTTTGTGGTtaatgctgctgctgctgcacatATTAATACTGCAATCTTTCAGATTTGGTTCTTTTAAATTGAAATTCTTTTACATTTATCGGACAgattcataagaacataagaactatacaaacgagaggaggccattcggcccatcaagctcgcttggggagaactaaactaatagctcagagtcgttaaaatcttatctagctctgatttaaagttaAATTCTGATTCATTGTTAAATGATACACTAAGCTTGCACTCATCTGAAGTGCTGGCAATCCAAGCTTCATTAAATGATGCTGGCAGTCTGGGTACCCCTTTCTCCCCATTGTCATGACAACATGCCACTGATGATGTGAGGCAAATCATTCTTCTGTGACGTGGCCTCTGACCTTTGCGTTTTGTCCCTGCGCAGGTTCATGCCTCCCGATGACCCCCTGGGGCGGCACGGCCCCAGCCTGGACAACTTCCTGCGAAAGCGGCCCGTGCTCCCAGAGCACAGAAAGCAGCCATGTCCCTACGGTGAGCCGCGCGTCCTGCCCGCTACGAGCTCCCCTCCCCACATCCACTCGTGCCCTTACTTACATCCATGTTGCCCCCCAGGTAAGAAGTGCACCTACGGGCACAAATGCAAATTCCACCACCCGGAGAGGGGCCCCCAGCCACAGCGCTCAGTTGCTGATGAGCTGCGTGCCAGCGCCCGCAGCTCCAGGGGCCTGGGTGACGGCGTGCTGGTGAAGAGCCACAGTGCCCCCTGTGCCCCCCGGCCAGATGGTGCCAAGCGGCCCAGCTCCAAACGGCAGTCGGACCCTGCCGTGCGCGCCTACTCATGTGGGGACCTGGATGACAGCACACAAGGGGAGATGCGTCGGAGGAGCAgcgccccccccagccagggcCTCGTCTGTGCCCCCCCGCAGGACACCAGGCCGCAGCCTGTAGGAGGCGCTGCGTCCTTCTCCTGCTCGGAAGTGTACCCACGCTGTGACTCGCCGGACCTGAGCTATTACTCAGTGGTGAGCGGCTGTGCATCGCTGGGCCTGGCGACAGAGGCGGCCCTTCTGCGGGGGGGCTCCGAGCCATCCGACTGTGGCAGCGAGGGGGGGGTCAG
Coding sequences within:
- the LOC125709640 gene encoding probable ribonuclease ZC3H12C isoform X2; this encodes MGLKDHLEDGVGRILDLGLDLDYLHVETMDRQSGASGDPGSAAVEMGVAHVSDICSSTSLGDSEESAESDNEADRAPSNCSHGDRPSPSPDSTAAPPRDTPQCSVVPLEEPDQANMAREYQTKMEFALKLGYSEELVQLVLSKLGPGALINDILGELVKLGSKPEAEPGGGSAALPSASLSATSSSSSSTSSPSGVFRSASNSLRSDSPVYPEGPDDTDNLRPVVLDGSNVAMSHGNKEVFSCRGIQLAVDWFRDRGHRDVTVFVPAWRKEQSRPDALITDQEILRRLEKEKILVFTPSRRVQGRRVVCYDDRFIVKLAHESDGIIVSNDNYRDLANEKPEWKKFIDERLLMYSFVNDKFMPPDDPLGRHGPSLDNFLRKRPVLPEHRKQPCPYGKKCTYGHKCKFHHPERGPQPQRSVADELRASARSSRGLGDGVLVKSHSAPCAPRPDGAKRPSSKRQSDPAVRAYSCGDLDDSTQGEMRRRSSAPPSQGLVCAPPQDTRPQPVGGAASFSCSEVYPRCDSPDLSYYSVVSGCASLGLATEAALLRGGSEPSDCGSEGGVSCGSSGSDSFSERTRVLSPDPPLDDLNCRHHRRYLQYPGYPHSYMYAPPPGALSAQYYQRHTEGPGRAQGFGREDKRSLPYMPTRPVVSSGCHSDCTSLPLTPPRPPASPPGRSLASTRAESISDSRLYRQSLLQRGGPYSSWDSYHGHHRPPPAMPVPPPSQPCYQPFAFQNAAENREQAWRQPWGRSPNPSHPPAEPPPLSRYQDVREKVFVNLCNIFPPELVRLVMGRNPHVTDAQELAAAILAEKSSGY
- the LOC125709640 gene encoding probable ribonuclease ZC3H12C isoform X1; protein product: MEESRTQSGGGHGGHGGTTGGPDLDVSDGFMGLKDHLEDGVGRILDLGLDLDYLHVETMDRQSGASGDPGSAAVEMGVAHVSDICSSTSLGDSEESAESDNEADRAPSNCSHGDRPSPSPDSTAAPPRDTPQCSVVPLEEPDQANMAREYQTKMEFALKLGYSEELVQLVLSKLGPGALINDILGELVKLGSKPEAEPGGGSAALPSASLSATSSSSSSTSSPSGVFRSASNSLRSDSPVYPEGPDDTDNLRPVVLDGSNVAMSHGNKEVFSCRGIQLAVDWFRDRGHRDVTVFVPAWRKEQSRPDALITDQEILRRLEKEKILVFTPSRRVQGRRVVCYDDRFIVKLAHESDGIIVSNDNYRDLANEKPEWKKFIDERLLMYSFVNDKFMPPDDPLGRHGPSLDNFLRKRPVLPEHRKQPCPYGKKCTYGHKCKFHHPERGPQPQRSVADELRASARSSRGLGDGVLVKSHSAPCAPRPDGAKRPSSKRQSDPAVRAYSCGDLDDSTQGEMRRRSSAPPSQGLVCAPPQDTRPQPVGGAASFSCSEVYPRCDSPDLSYYSVVSGCASLGLATEAALLRGGSEPSDCGSEGGVSCGSSGSDSFSERTRVLSPDPPLDDLNCRHHRRYLQYPGYPHSYMYAPPPGALSAQYYQRHTEGPGRAQGFGREDKRSLPYMPTRPVVSSGCHSDCTSLPLTPPRPPASPPGRSLASTRAESISDSRLYRQSLLQRGGPYSSWDSYHGHHRPPPAMPVPPPSQPCYQPFAFQNAAENREQAWRQPWGRSPNPSHPPAEPPPLSRYQDVREKVFVNLCNIFPPELVRLVMGRNPHVTDAQELAAAILAEKSSGY